GCACTGTCGTCCTTGTTTGCCACGAACCGGATTTTCATGAAGATTGGGTAACGAAGGTTTGGAATGTCGAAGAATGGTCACAGAAGACTGTGGAAGATAGCACGATCCCCTGCTAAATTTTAGTGGGGGACTTTTATTATTAAGTACATGGAATGTATCATTAATTCTATTTTCCGCTCTATCTTCCCTTACCTATTTAACAAGGTCCATCCCTATGAATTTAATAAACTTTCTATCTACAAGTATGGATTTTGTATAATAATTTTACAGAGAAAAAACTGGTGGTGGTATTTATGTACAAAGTTATGATTGTTGAAGACGATCCAAAAATTAGTCATATCATTTATGAACATCTTAAGAAGTGGAAATATGAACCATTTGAAACGAACGATTTTGAAAATATTGAACGTCAATTTCTAGCATTGAAGCCTGACCTGGTTCTTCTTGATATTAATCTTCCAGTCTATGACGGATTTTATTGGTGTAATAAGTTCCGTCAGTTCTCAAAGGTACCAATTATCTTCATCTCTTCTCGAACGGAAAATATGGATATTGTCATGGCAATGAACATGGGAGGAGATGATTTTATCCAAAAGCCGTTCTCCCTAGAGGTGCTAATGGCTAAGTGTAATGCCATTTTAAGGAGAACATATACATATCAACAAGAGGACAAAGATTATCTTGAACACAAAGACTTAATCCTAAATGTGAGTAAGGGGAACATCACCTATCGTGACTGCGAGATTGATTTAACGAAGAATGAATTTCAGATCCTTTTTTTACTAATGAAAAAGAAAGAATCAATTGTTACCCGGGATGAATTGATGCAGGAGCTGTGGGAAAGTGAGAATTTTATCGATGATAATACTTTAACTGTAAATATTGCCCGCATTAGAAAAAAATTAGCGGACATGGGGCTCAGTGATTTTATCGAAACGAAAAAACGACAAGGATACATCATACCATGACCTTTAAACAGTATCTTTACGACCAAAAATGGCTGCTCTTTACCTTTTATTTTATTCTGTTTTTCATTTCGACTTTAATTAGTGTGGACCCTAAATTGCAGGTTACCGTGGGCAGTCTCCTTTACATGGCAATCGTATCGACGATAATTTTTAATGTATATTTCCTAGGCTCTTATTTTTATAAAAAAAACCAGCTTGAAAAATGGGAGCCATTTGCTTTAGATGGCTTAGGCACTTATCCTGA
The DNA window shown above is from Neobacillus sp. WH10 and carries:
- a CDS encoding response regulator transcription factor encodes the protein MYKVMIVEDDPKISHIIYEHLKKWKYEPFETNDFENIERQFLALKPDLVLLDINLPVYDGFYWCNKFRQFSKVPIIFISSRTENMDIVMAMNMGGDDFIQKPFSLEVLMAKCNAILRRTYTYQQEDKDYLEHKDLILNVSKGNITYRDCEIDLTKNEFQILFLLMKKKESIVTRDELMQELWESENFIDDNTLTVNIARIRKKLADMGLSDFIETKKRQGYIIP